In a genomic window of Pedobacter sp. KBS0701:
- a CDS encoding TetR/AcrR family transcriptional regulator, producing the protein MTKAEKTRNFIVEKTAPIFNMKGYAGTSLNDITAATGLTKGSIYGNFANKDEVALAAFDYNLKNVSGRIEAEMNRQASVKDKLLVYINIYQKFIDGSVSEGGCPVLNTAIDADDTHPELRARVLKAVLDWKNKIAELVEVGIARKEIDANHNPEQIALTIIALVEGGIMISKLTSKTEYWKLIMGSLKKYVDSLD; encoded by the coding sequence ATGACCAAAGCAGAAAAAACGAGAAATTTCATTGTAGAGAAAACAGCGCCGATTTTTAATATGAAAGGTTATGCGGGAACTTCTTTAAATGATATTACAGCTGCTACAGGTTTGACCAAGGGTAGTATTTATGGCAACTTTGCCAATAAGGATGAAGTAGCGCTGGCAGCTTTTGATTACAACCTGAAAAATGTATCAGGCAGGATAGAGGCTGAAATGAATCGGCAGGCGAGTGTAAAAGATAAGCTTTTAGTATATATCAATATTTATCAAAAATTTATTGATGGCTCGGTGTCGGAGGGAGGCTGCCCGGTTTTAAATACCGCGATTGATGCTGATGACACCCACCCCGAATTACGGGCAAGAGTGTTAAAAGCTGTTTTAGATTGGAAAAATAAAATTGCCGAACTGGTTGAAGTCGGGATAGCCAGGAAAGAAATCGATGCAAATCATAATCCCGAACAGATTGCCTTAACCATTATTGCTTTGGTAGAAGGGGGGATCATGATTTCAAAACTAACTTCAAAAACAGAATATTGGAAGCTCATTATGGGTTCCTTAAAAAAATATGTAGATAGCCTCGACTAA
- a CDS encoding AraC family transcriptional regulator, which produces MNKPESIEDFYQNKFSFLPDNLQNGVGHFNVFKLEDCLRDDSKPMSYNRRDYYKICLTRGHNVYHYADKSIEINGTALIFFNPLVPYTWELATGNKSEVTGYFCIFTEAFFKEKIRGNIGDLPMFTPGGKPAYILNEQQDKQIEAIFGKMFEEINTDYIYKYDLLRNYITEITHFALKTQPSESLFKHTDANTRITSVFTELLERQFPIETTTQRLTMRSAKDYAAQLSVHVNHLNRAIKETTGKTTTNYITERLLSEAKALLKHTDWNISEIGYCLGFEEPTHFNNFFKKLTNHTPTSYRIV; this is translated from the coding sequence ATGAATAAACCAGAAAGCATTGAAGACTTTTATCAGAATAAATTTAGTTTTCTGCCTGATAATTTACAAAATGGCGTAGGACACTTTAACGTTTTTAAACTGGAAGATTGTTTAAGGGACGACTCAAAACCGATGAGTTATAACCGAAGGGATTATTATAAGATCTGTCTCACCCGCGGCCATAACGTTTACCATTACGCAGATAAGAGTATCGAAATTAATGGCACGGCACTCATCTTTTTTAATCCGTTGGTGCCTTATACCTGGGAACTCGCCACTGGCAATAAAAGTGAAGTAACGGGTTATTTCTGTATTTTTACAGAAGCTTTTTTTAAGGAAAAGATTCGTGGAAACATTGGCGATCTGCCCATGTTTACGCCTGGGGGAAAACCTGCATATATTTTAAATGAACAGCAGGACAAGCAGATAGAGGCAATTTTTGGAAAGATGTTTGAGGAAATAAATACAGATTATATATATAAGTATGACCTCCTTCGGAATTACATTACCGAAATTACTCACTTTGCTTTAAAAACACAACCATCAGAAAGTTTATTCAAACATACCGATGCCAATACCAGAATTACATCTGTGTTTACAGAGTTACTGGAACGCCAGTTCCCCATTGAAACTACTACGCAAAGGCTTACCATGCGTTCGGCAAAAGATTATGCTGCGCAACTTTCGGTACATGTAAACCATTTAAACAGGGCCATTAAAGAAACCACCGGTAAAACCACTACAAACTATATTACAGAGCGTTTATTAAGTGAAGCAAAGGCATTATTAAAACATACGGACTGGAACATATCGGAAATAGGTTATTGCCTGGGCTTTGAAGAACCGACACATTTTAACAACTTTTTCAAAAAACTGACCAACCATACGCCTACTTCTTATCGAATTGTTTGA
- a CDS encoding SDR family oxidoreductase, with protein MKTSQNTVLLIGGTAGIGLEIAKQLTALDNHVIITGRNQERLDAAATSLQNVTTILSDVSKAEDVDQLISRIKAEFPQLNIVINNAGRAILYNLADPNQDAFAHAEDEMLTNYLSIIRINQKLLPVLKQQEASAIVNVSSIVAYVPGITLPTYAASKAALHSYSTSLRLSLEETSVKVFELMPPLVDTEFSKEIGGHNGIKPTVVAEDLLTALANDEYEIRVGDTAKIYELFRQSPVDALNVMNANRKAWIDSVEQ; from the coding sequence ATGAAAACTTCACAAAATACTGTTTTATTAATCGGCGGAACTGCCGGTATCGGTTTAGAAATCGCAAAACAATTAACTGCTTTAGATAACCATGTAATTATTACCGGCAGAAACCAGGAAAGACTGGACGCAGCTGCTACATCGTTACAAAATGTAACCACTATTCTTTCTGATGTAAGCAAAGCTGAAGATGTAGACCAATTGATAAGTCGGATCAAAGCCGAATTTCCTCAGTTAAATATCGTGATCAACAATGCAGGCAGGGCAATTCTTTACAATTTAGCCGATCCAAACCAGGACGCTTTTGCTCACGCAGAGGATGAAATGCTGACCAATTATTTATCTATCATCAGGATTAATCAAAAGTTATTACCTGTGTTAAAACAACAGGAAGCTTCAGCCATCGTAAACGTTTCATCTATCGTAGCGTATGTACCTGGAATTACTCTGCCAACTTATGCGGCCAGTAAAGCAGCATTGCATTCGTATAGTACTTCTTTGAGGTTAAGTTTGGAAGAAACATCTGTAAAGGTTTTTGAATTGATGCCTCCATTGGTGGATACTGAATTTTCGAAAGAAATTGGCGGGCATAATGGTATCAAGCCAACTGTAGTGGCCGAGGATTTATTGACTGCCCTGGCCAATGATGAATATGAGATCAGGGTGGGAGACACTGCAAAAATTTACGAACTGTTCAGGCAGTCGCCAGTGGATGCTTTAAATGTAATGAATGCAAATAGAAAAGCCTGGATCGATTCTGTTGAGCAATAA
- a CDS encoding PaaI family thioesterase: protein MKRSRTITWEDPMKGAKEAMQLDGIAYLMAMSDHKFPLPPLLHTLNFSVSLIEAGNVVFEFTPQEFHYNPIGTVHGGVITAILDSAMGCSVHSLLPAGKGYTTLELKVNFLKAITIKTGKLKTIAKVINLGGRTALVEAQLLDDNDTIYAHAVSTCLILKF from the coding sequence ATGAAAAGAAGTAGAACAATTACCTGGGAAGACCCCATGAAAGGTGCAAAAGAAGCTATGCAATTGGATGGAATTGCTTATTTAATGGCCATGAGCGATCATAAATTTCCTTTGCCACCTCTTTTACATACATTAAACTTTAGCGTTAGCTTAATTGAAGCCGGAAACGTAGTTTTTGAATTTACACCTCAGGAATTTCATTACAATCCAATTGGTACCGTGCATGGTGGCGTAATTACAGCCATTTTAGATTCGGCAATGGGTTGTTCTGTACATTCTCTTTTACCTGCCGGAAAAGGTTATACCACTTTAGAATTGAAAGTAAATTTCCTGAAAGCCATCACCATTAAAACCGGAAAATTAAAAACCATTGCTAAAGTGATCAACCTGGGCGGCCGTACCGCTTTGGTAGAAGCACAATTGCTTGATGATAATGATACTATTTACGCTCACGCGGTGAGCACTTGTTTAATCTTAAAATTTTAA
- a CDS encoding SDR family NAD(P)-dependent oxidoreductase, which yields MKKVWFITGASKGLGLSLVNQLLKAGQSVAATSRNIDELKKAVNTDTGKFLPLAVNLADEQSVEDAIKATIAKFERIDVVINNAGYGIGGSIEELTDAETRNSFDVNVFGTLNVIRKASPYLRAQRSGHIINIASIAGIAGATGWAVYAAAKSAVIALSEVSAEDLKEFGVKVTVVAPGAFRTSFLTTDSLILAANPIAEYEEVRAVHSKYLKMDGQQVGDPEKAAAAMISLASMPNPPVHLLLGNDAFQRANSKIEALTKEFKDWKAITISTDFDN from the coding sequence ATGAAAAAAGTTTGGTTTATTACCGGAGCTTCAAAGGGCTTAGGATTAAGTTTGGTAAATCAATTGCTTAAAGCTGGCCAATCTGTTGCGGCTACTTCAAGAAATATTGATGAACTTAAAAAAGCTGTAAATACAGATACGGGAAAATTCCTTCCACTGGCTGTTAACCTGGCCGACGAACAAAGTGTGGAGGATGCAATAAAAGCTACCATTGCAAAATTTGAAAGGATTGATGTAGTGATCAACAATGCTGGCTATGGCATTGGAGGCAGCATTGAAGAATTGACTGATGCCGAAACACGCAATAGTTTTGATGTTAATGTTTTCGGAACATTAAATGTAATCAGAAAAGCTTCACCTTATTTAAGGGCACAACGTTCAGGACATATCATCAATATTGCATCAATTGCAGGCATTGCCGGTGCAACAGGCTGGGCAGTTTATGCTGCAGCTAAATCAGCTGTAATTGCATTATCGGAAGTATCAGCCGAAGACCTTAAAGAATTTGGTGTAAAAGTGACTGTGGTTGCGCCCGGAGCTTTCAGAACAAGTTTCTTAACTACCGATTCTTTGATTTTGGCCGCCAATCCAATTGCCGAATATGAAGAAGTACGGGCAGTACACAGCAAGTATTTAAAAATGGATGGCCAACAGGTTGGCGATCCGGAAAAAGCTGCTGCTGCCATGATTTCGCTGGCCAGTATGCCTAATCCACCGGTACATTTACTATTGGGAAATGATGCTTTTCAAAGGGCAAACAGTAAGATTGAGGCTTTAACAAAAGAGTTTAAAGACTGGAAAGCCATCACGATTTCGACAGATTTCGACAATTAA